One Microbacterium trichothecenolyticum DNA window includes the following coding sequences:
- a CDS encoding ABC transporter permease: MIPVLIGVVTVTFLLMHLTPGDPALAYLGQKAGPEALAALRHAWGLDRPLWVQYLQFAGGLLRGDFGTSMYFKQPTAELISARLPVTLELTAMTAVLIVVIAVPAATLAAARQGRAADSLLQLGASAGLGMPQFWVASMLVLVLSLQLGLFPAAGYGDTPLSQFVSLILPALTLAISAAPLVFRSLRSSMIDALDSEYVAFAEAKGLRRFRVLSGYALRNGAISAVTILGVNVGAIIGGTLVVESVFSLPGLGSLMMQGILNRDFPVVQCTTLVFAVLVVLIYLGTDILHRLLDPRVRNAA; encoded by the coding sequence ATGATTCCCGTGCTGATCGGGGTGGTCACCGTGACGTTCCTCCTGATGCATTTGACCCCCGGAGACCCAGCCCTCGCCTATTTGGGTCAGAAGGCCGGCCCGGAGGCCCTTGCAGCGCTGCGACACGCGTGGGGCTTGGATCGTCCTCTGTGGGTGCAGTACCTGCAGTTCGCCGGTGGGCTGTTGCGAGGCGACTTCGGCACGTCGATGTACTTCAAGCAACCGACGGCCGAGCTCATCTCCGCCCGTCTGCCCGTCACTCTGGAGCTGACAGCGATGACCGCGGTGTTGATCGTCGTGATCGCCGTCCCGGCTGCGACACTGGCTGCCGCTCGACAGGGCAGGGCCGCCGACTCGCTCCTGCAGCTCGGGGCGTCCGCCGGGTTGGGGATGCCGCAGTTCTGGGTCGCGAGCATGCTGGTTCTCGTACTCTCTCTGCAGCTGGGTCTCTTTCCAGCGGCTGGATACGGAGACACGCCGCTGTCGCAGTTCGTGTCGCTGATCCTGCCGGCGCTCACTCTCGCGATATCGGCCGCGCCTCTGGTCTTCCGGAGCCTGCGATCCTCCATGATCGACGCGCTCGACAGCGAGTACGTCGCGTTCGCCGAGGCCAAGGGACTCAGGCGATTCCGTGTGCTCTCGGGGTATGCGCTGCGCAATGGCGCCATCTCCGCCGTCACGATACTCGGTGTCAATGTCGGGGCGATCATCGGCGGCACGCTCGTGGTCGAAAGCGTCTTCAGCCTGCCCGGGCTCGGGAGCTTGATGATGCAAGGCATTCTCAACCGGGATTTCCCGGTCGTCCAATGCACCACCCTCGTATTCGCCGTGCTCGTGGTGTTGATCTACCTCGGCACGGACATTCTCCACCGACTGCTGGATCCGAGAGTGAGGAATGCAGCGTGA
- a CDS encoding ABC transporter ATP-binding protein produces MSAVTSASLLSVQGLSVDIAGPRGVRRVVDDIALQIEPGESMGLVGESGSGKSMTLRAIMDLLPSNASVSAGSIAFDGAEIVTAEGAPGRASAASVRGAGITMVFQEPAIALNPVMKIGRQIVDGVQYRHGLRRRQARDLAIDLLERVGIDHPRARADQYPFELSGGMRQRVMIASAIASRPRLILCDEPTTALDVTVQAQILSLFSELRADFGLSLLYVTHDLAVVSQVCERIAVMRAGRIIETGSVGDIFRKPQNDYTRALLDAMPRVRPESRIRVTEKTGLTS; encoded by the coding sequence ATGAGCGCGGTGACGTCGGCCTCGCTGCTCTCGGTGCAGGGGCTCAGCGTCGATATCGCCGGGCCGCGGGGCGTGCGCCGCGTCGTGGATGACATCGCGCTGCAGATCGAGCCGGGCGAGTCGATGGGACTCGTCGGCGAATCGGGATCGGGCAAGAGTATGACTCTGCGCGCGATCATGGATCTTCTCCCGAGCAATGCCTCAGTGTCGGCGGGGAGTATTGCATTCGACGGCGCCGAGATCGTCACGGCCGAGGGCGCCCCCGGACGGGCGTCTGCCGCTTCCGTGCGCGGTGCCGGGATCACGATGGTCTTCCAGGAACCGGCGATCGCCCTCAACCCCGTGATGAAGATCGGGCGGCAAATAGTCGATGGTGTGCAGTACCGACACGGCCTTCGCCGCCGCCAGGCTCGAGACCTCGCCATCGATCTTCTCGAACGCGTCGGGATCGATCATCCCCGAGCGCGAGCGGATCAGTACCCCTTCGAGCTCTCGGGTGGGATGCGCCAGAGGGTGATGATCGCTTCAGCCATCGCCAGCAGACCCCGCCTCATCCTGTGCGACGAGCCCACCACCGCGCTCGATGTCACGGTGCAGGCGCAAATCCTGTCGTTGTTCTCCGAGCTTCGTGCGGACTTCGGTCTGAGCCTGCTCTATGTGACGCATGATCTCGCCGTCGTCAGCCAGGTGTGCGAGCGAATCGCCGTCATGCGGGCCGGACGGATCATCGAGACGGGCTCGGTTGGAGACATCTTCCGCAAACCGCAGAACGACTACACCCGCGCGCTCCTCGACGCCATGCCGCGGGTCCGCCCGGAAAGTCGTATCCGCGTCACCGAAAAGACAGGGCTGACCTCATGA
- a CDS encoding ABC transporter substrate-binding protein, producing the protein MRSTSARIAVAALTTIALGLGGCSATGSTNPQDSATPVAGGDLVIARSQDASTLDVNGNVNNWSIWADESVLDTLLVPSPDGKGVEPSLATSWEVSDDKKTWTFHLRPGVTFSNGQALTSADVKFSIDYARDPKASFGFLDAAIADVTATDPETVTITTSTPWAPLLADLAGFNNSIFPANFAGQSKDAFWEKPIGSGPFMFDSWVKGSSLKLVRNPHYWKSGLPYLDSVTFLNVPEDQTRATMLQSGQAQIDEFPAYSSLATLKATTGVTVDEFPSSNTEYLVMNNERPEFSDPHVRRAISYALDRDAMIKAVLFGHGEAAKSFLNPSLMEFADVDAPTYDVDKAKQELAQSAYPQGFTTTLLVASGKSMYATAAQIIQASLKELGIEVEIQTIDADASGEMQNNANYDMCLTYFTTDIVDPDEWVTFGAVSPKNGFGNAMNTFYSNPELDALAQRGREEFDPDTRTEIYQQIQQIIADDQPHASLYYTPFEYARSTKVHGFQVYPTGNYTLAETWVEQ; encoded by the coding sequence ATGAGATCAACCTCTGCCCGTATTGCCGTGGCCGCCCTCACCACCATCGCGCTCGGACTCGGCGGGTGCTCGGCAACCGGCTCGACGAATCCTCAGGACTCAGCCACGCCTGTCGCGGGAGGAGACCTGGTCATCGCCCGCAGCCAGGATGCCTCCACCCTGGACGTGAACGGAAACGTGAACAACTGGTCGATCTGGGCGGACGAGAGCGTGCTCGATACCCTCCTCGTTCCCAGCCCTGACGGCAAGGGCGTCGAGCCATCGCTCGCGACCTCGTGGGAGGTCTCCGATGACAAGAAGACATGGACGTTCCATCTGCGTCCGGGCGTCACCTTCTCGAATGGTCAGGCGCTGACATCTGCTGACGTCAAATTCTCGATCGACTACGCGCGCGACCCCAAGGCATCGTTCGGGTTCCTCGACGCCGCGATCGCCGACGTCACCGCGACCGACCCCGAGACGGTGACGATCACGACGTCGACGCCCTGGGCACCACTGCTGGCCGACCTCGCCGGCTTCAACAACTCGATCTTCCCGGCGAACTTCGCGGGTCAATCCAAGGACGCCTTCTGGGAGAAGCCCATCGGGTCGGGACCCTTCATGTTCGATTCGTGGGTCAAGGGCTCCTCGCTGAAGCTGGTGCGAAACCCGCACTACTGGAAATCAGGACTGCCCTACCTCGACAGCGTGACGTTCTTGAACGTGCCCGAGGACCAGACACGTGCCACCATGCTGCAGTCCGGACAGGCGCAGATCGACGAGTTCCCCGCGTACTCCAGTTTGGCGACGCTGAAGGCGACGACCGGCGTCACCGTCGACGAGTTCCCCTCCAGCAATACCGAGTACCTCGTCATGAACAACGAGCGGCCGGAGTTCTCCGACCCGCATGTGCGTCGCGCGATCTCTTACGCCCTCGATCGTGACGCGATGATCAAGGCGGTGCTGTTCGGTCATGGCGAGGCGGCGAAGTCGTTCCTCAACCCGAGCTTGATGGAATTTGCCGACGTCGACGCCCCGACCTACGACGTGGACAAGGCGAAGCAGGAGCTGGCTCAATCCGCATATCCGCAGGGCTTCACAACGACTCTGCTCGTTGCATCCGGCAAGTCGATGTACGCGACCGCCGCGCAGATCATCCAGGCGTCGTTGAAAGAACTGGGCATCGAAGTCGAAATCCAAACGATCGACGCAGACGCCTCGGGCGAGATGCAGAACAACGCCAACTACGACATGTGCTTGACCTACTTCACGACCGACATCGTCGACCCGGACGAATGGGTGACCTTCGGGGCGGTGAGCCCGAAGAACGGCTTCGGCAACGCCATGAACACGTTCTACAGCAACCCTGAACTGGATGCCCTCGCGCAGCGAGGCCGCGAGGAATTCGACCCCGACACGCGCACTGAGATCTACCAGCAGATCCAGCAGATCATCGCGGACGATCAACCCCACGCCAGCCTGTACTACACGCCCTTCGAGTACGCGCGCAGCACCAAGGTGCATGGCTTCCAGGTCTACCCGACCGGCAACTACACGCTCGCCGAGACGTGGGTCGAGCAGTGA
- a CDS encoding ABC transporter permease, which translates to MTLQERPLVQAGPDRKSTGRAADRRPRFRGTPRFWAGVGIVFTIVALATAAPLLTPYDPITQDLLNTLTPPSMMHPMGTDELGRDVWSRLLYGARIDLSIASAAVVAPFVIGVVIGALSGYFGGVVDGLSMRLADVVVAFPFYVLIIALVFALGGGVGSIFVAITLVGWVPYARIVRAEVQSLRERDFISACRVSGLGSARIIFRHLVPNTVSQAIVFAMSDIVMTILVIVTLSYFGLGITPPQPDWGQMLSDGQKFLLSGQYWLIMFPGLAVIITGLGLSLVGDGLVDAMRVKR; encoded by the coding sequence ATGACTCTTCAGGAACGACCACTGGTGCAGGCCGGCCCCGACCGTAAGAGCACAGGGCGTGCGGCGGACCGGCGGCCGAGATTCCGGGGCACCCCACGGTTCTGGGCGGGTGTGGGCATCGTTTTCACAATCGTCGCCCTCGCGACGGCCGCGCCTCTGTTGACGCCTTACGATCCGATCACTCAGGATTTGCTCAATACCCTGACGCCGCCGAGCATGATGCACCCGATGGGCACTGATGAGCTCGGCAGAGACGTCTGGAGCAGGTTGCTGTACGGGGCCCGGATCGATCTGAGTATCGCGTCGGCGGCAGTCGTCGCGCCGTTCGTGATCGGTGTCGTGATCGGCGCGCTGAGCGGATACTTCGGCGGTGTCGTCGACGGGCTGTCCATGCGTCTCGCCGACGTCGTTGTGGCGTTCCCGTTCTACGTGCTGATCATCGCGCTCGTCTTCGCGCTCGGAGGCGGAGTGGGCAGCATCTTCGTTGCGATCACACTCGTCGGCTGGGTGCCGTACGCGCGCATCGTCCGTGCGGAAGTGCAATCGCTGCGAGAGCGGGACTTCATCAGCGCATGCCGTGTGAGTGGACTCGGCTCTGCCCGCATCATTTTCCGTCACCTCGTGCCGAACACCGTCAGTCAAGCGATCGTGTTCGCGATGAGCGACATCGTCATGACGATTCTCGTCATCGTCACGCTCAGCTACTTCGGTCTTGGAATCACTCCGCCACAGCCCGATTGGGGTCAGATGCTGTCGGACGGGCAGAAGTTCCTCCTCTCCGGCCAGTACTGGCTCATCATGTTCCCGGGCCTGGCCGTCATCATCACGGGTTTGGGTCTGTCCCTCGTCGGGGATGGACTGGTCGACGCGATGAGGGTGAAGCGATGA
- a CDS encoding ABC transporter ATP-binding protein — MNDARHDWADMLELTDVQVQFTVGHGRRKRIVAAVDRTSFTVASGEVLGIVGESGSGKSTLARAIAGLQRYDGTITLQGRPLSPKRTRHQRRMIQMVFQDPFASLDPRMTVRQILAEIVTIHRGGGRSAVEARCRELMSLTHLPEELLDVYPGDMSGGQRQRVAIARALAADPSVLIADEATSALDVSVQAKVIALFAELSETLGLTIILIAHDLAIVYSLCDRVAVISQGSIVEIGETEALYAHPQHAYTRRLLASIPAVNA, encoded by the coding sequence ATGAACGACGCGCGACACGACTGGGCGGACATGCTCGAACTCACCGACGTACAGGTGCAGTTCACTGTCGGACACGGACGCCGGAAGAGGATCGTGGCGGCCGTCGACCGCACCTCATTCACCGTGGCGTCCGGGGAGGTCCTCGGGATCGTCGGCGAGTCGGGGTCGGGGAAGTCGACCCTCGCGCGCGCGATCGCGGGCCTGCAACGGTATGACGGAACGATCACCCTCCAAGGCCGTCCCCTGTCGCCGAAGCGCACGCGCCATCAGCGTCGAATGATCCAGATGGTCTTCCAGGACCCCTTCGCCTCGCTCGACCCGCGCATGACCGTTCGCCAGATCCTCGCCGAGATCGTCACGATCCATCGGGGTGGAGGCCGGTCCGCAGTCGAGGCGCGCTGTCGCGAGCTCATGAGCCTCACTCACCTTCCGGAAGAGCTTCTCGACGTGTACCCCGGCGACATGTCGGGAGGTCAACGTCAGCGCGTCGCTATCGCCCGCGCCCTCGCCGCCGATCCGTCGGTACTCATCGCGGACGAAGCGACGAGCGCACTGGACGTGTCCGTTCAGGCGAAAGTGATCGCGCTGTTCGCGGAGTTGAGCGAGACTCTCGGGCTGACGATCATCCTCATCGCGCACGACTTGGCGATCGTCTACAGTCTGTGCGATCGCGTCGCCGTGATCTCGCAAGGCTCCATCGTCGAAATCGGGGAAACGGAAGCACTGTATGCCCATCCTCAGCACGCCTACACGCGGCGACTGCTCGCGTCGATACCCGCAGTGAACGCATGA